In Miscanthus floridulus cultivar M001 chromosome 8, ASM1932011v1, whole genome shotgun sequence, the sequence CATAAAATATATATTGTCATTTGCTAAGGATCAAGGAATTCTAGAGGTACTTTGAATACACAATCTATTGATACATGTTTTATATCCTAATTGACTATTTTTTTTGTTAATATTTAATTTTTTTACTTTTCCCtgttacaatatatatatatatatatttatatttatatatgtttATCAGTCCGGGACATATTTTGTTTTGGGATGCAATTTCGAGTGGAACTAGAAAAACGGCTATATTCCGAGCTGGATAGGCAGATCTCAGTTGGGCCGGCCCAACAAAACGACTAAAAGAGGGTAGGGACCTATAAGCCCAAAGCGCCGCCGTTTCCTTTCTTCCACGCAAAGAAAGAAGCGAAGGTTTTGTTCTTGAGCGCGCGAGAGAGGATCAGGCGGAGAGCATCGACGATGGCGAGCGGCAGCATGAAGAGGGAGATCAGCGAGACCCACGACACTCTCCGCTTCGGCCTCAACGCCGGCGTCAAGGCTGACCTCGCGCCGCCGCACCCGCTCCAGTCCACCATCCAATCGGTAAGGACCCGTCGCTCTCCTCCGTTTCCCTTTGTCCGTGCCCTCGAAACCCTAACGCTGAGCCTGGGATCCATGTTTGGGGGGACGCGCGCGCTCCGCACAGGAGGCCAAGTTCTGGGCGGACAAGAAGAAGTTTGGGACAGAGGCCATCTACGGATCCGCCTTGAACATCCGCAAGGATCTCGATGCCCAAATCCTCTCCAGGTCCTTCACTTCCCCAGTTCACCTCTGCAGCTCTCACTGGAAAAAATAATTTTACTTCCATCAATTCGTTCTAATTCGAGTTAGGAGTAGTTCGTGGTTGATGGGAGTATAAAAAAAGCCCATCTGGCTGCTGTAATTGACAGTGCCGAGGGAAGTTTGGGTGAATTCCTGAAACTTTGTTACCTTCCTCATGATATACATATGCAATACCTATCGATAGGCCTCTGAAGCATGAAATTTTGTCAAATGTTTACGTCAGTTTTTGGTCATGCTGCAAGGATGAGGAATCAATTGTGTTTCTGTATAATTGCCTTGTTTAGCAATAGGATTGTTTACATGGTTTCAGCATCTGCTGGTAAAGTCGTTAACCATTTTCCTACCTACAATCTGAATGGTCATGTTGTAGTGTGCTGTGTATTTGTTGCTACTACAACATTGATTGTACGTAGATTTTATTCCCTGTGTATTTAAGCGTCTTATTGGAATGCTTTTGATatttgactactgtagcatcTTTGATACCATGTCTGTCAGTTTTGAAACTTGAAACTTCATGGTGGTAACAGTTTATTTGTGTTATTTTGTTTACTGCTGCTTGTAATTCACAGCTTATGGTTTCCTGCATGCTTGGTTACATCTACAGTCAGTTGCATCTGGATCAAAAACCTGTTTTATTCTATTGTTGTCGAAGTTTTGTGTGTGTGAGGATTTCTGTTAAGTCTTAGTATCGTAAGTGCCACTTTCTTGCAGATAAAATGTGCACATTGCTGGGA encodes:
- the LOC136478282 gene encoding cyclin-B1-2-like; this translates as MASGSMKREISETHDTLRFGLNAGVKADLAPPHPLQSTIQSEAKFWADKKKFGTEAIYGSALNIRKDLDAQILSRFQRPPGALPSSLLGYEALTGSLDDFGFEDYLNMPQDSDSFRQPDMHHGMEVRLGLSKGPICPSFN